One Blattabacterium cuenoti genomic window carries:
- the serC gene encoding 3-phosphoserine/phosphohydroxythreonine transaminase → MKVHNFNAGPSILPKEVVIKSAQSVINFNDTGLSLLEISHRSSDFLEIIEKATFLVKRIMNLNDDYAILFIQGGATLQFSMVPYNLMNKKAAYLDTGFWAYNAIKEAEKFGKVRILFSGKNENYTYISKNYHIPYNMDYFHCTSNNTIVGTQMKIFPKTSIPVVCDMSSDIFSRQLDFCKFSLIYASAQKNVSPAGMTIVIVKKDILGKFKRNIPSYMDYRIHIQNNSILNTPNVFSIYTSMLTLEWIENQGGLSILEKKNQHKAKLLYDEIDKNNLFENKIHKENRSNMNVSFFLKNKNLEKEFNKMWKKENIIGLDGHRYLGGYRASIYNALPLESILFLIEIMKEFERKFS, encoded by the coding sequence ATGAAAGTACACAATTTCAATGCGGGTCCTTCTATTTTACCAAAAGAAGTTGTTATAAAATCAGCTCAATCTGTCATTAATTTTAATGATACTGGATTATCTTTACTTGAGATTTCTCATAGAAGTTCAGATTTTTTAGAAATAATCGAAAAAGCAACTTTTTTAGTAAAACGTATTATGAATTTAAATGATGATTATGCAATTTTATTTATTCAAGGAGGTGCTACATTACAATTTTCAATGGTTCCATACAATCTAATGAATAAAAAAGCGGCTTATTTAGATACAGGATTTTGGGCGTACAATGCTATTAAGGAAGCTGAAAAATTTGGAAAAGTAAGAATTTTATTTTCCGGTAAAAATGAAAATTATACATATATATCAAAAAATTATCATATCCCATACAATATGGATTATTTTCACTGCACATCTAATAACACAATAGTTGGAACACAAATGAAAATATTCCCTAAAACATCTATACCAGTAGTTTGTGATATGTCTTCCGATATTTTTAGTAGACAATTAGATTTTTGTAAATTCAGTTTGATTTATGCTTCTGCACAAAAAAATGTAAGCCCTGCAGGAATGACTATTGTGATTGTAAAAAAAGATATTTTAGGAAAATTCAAAAGAAACATTCCTTCTTATATGGATTATAGAATTCATATACAAAATAATAGTATTTTAAATACTCCAAATGTTTTTTCTATTTATACTTCTATGTTGACTTTAGAATGGATAGAAAATCAAGGGGGTCTCTCTATTTTAGAAAAAAAAAATCAACATAAAGCTAAATTATTATATGATGAAATAGATAAAAATAATTTATTTGAAAATAAAATACATAAAGAAAACCGTTCAAACATGAACGTTTCTTTTTTTTTAAAAAATAAAAATCTAGAAAAAGAATTCAATAAAATGTGGAAAAAAGAAAATATTATAGGGTTAGATGGTCATAGATATTTAGGAGGCTATCGTGCTAGCATATATAATGCACTTCCATTAGAAAGTATTTTGTTTCTTATTGAAATTATGAAAGAATTCGAAAGAAAATTCTCATAA
- a CDS encoding YggS family pyridoxal phosphate-dependent enzyme: MIEDRFFSIKKSIPKNVKILAVSKNQDISSIKKLYKIGHRDFGENYIQEIEKKYKKLPKDIRWHMIGKIQSNKLKYIIPFIHLIHSIQNIKQINIINKIAFKHKKIINCLLQIKISDEKNKSGIPSQEASKILENNTLKYMKNIKIIGIMGMASFQELTKVYNEFSYLQKLYNKYKKKYGHSILSMGMSRDYNIAIKYGSTIVRLGTLIFGKRKKVI; the protein is encoded by the coding sequence ATGATAGAAGATAGATTTTTTAGTATAAAAAAATCAATTCCAAAAAATGTAAAAATTTTGGCAGTATCTAAAAATCAAGATATCTCTTCCATAAAAAAATTATATAAAATAGGACATAGAGATTTTGGTGAAAATTATATTCAAGAAATAGAAAAAAAATATAAAAAATTACCAAAAGATATTCGATGGCATATGATTGGAAAAATTCAAAGTAATAAATTAAAATATATAATACCTTTTATTCATTTAATTCATAGCATTCAAAATATAAAACAAATTAATATAATAAATAAAATAGCTTTTAAACATAAAAAAATTATAAATTGTCTTTTACAAATCAAAATTTCTGATGAAAAAAATAAATCAGGAATTCCTTCTCAAGAGGCTTCCAAAATATTGGAAAATAATACTTTAAAATATATGAAAAATATTAAAATAATAGGCATAATGGGGATGGCTTCTTTTCAAGAATTAACAAAAGTTTACAATGAATTTTCATATTTACAAAAATTATATAATAAATATAAAAAAAAATATGGTCATTCCATTCTTTCTATGGGAATGAGCAGAGATTATAATATAGCCATTAAATATGGAAGCACAATTGTTCGATTAGGGACTTTAATTTTTGGGAAAAGAAAAAAAGTTATATGA
- the trpA gene encoding tryptophan synthase subunit alpha yields the protein MNPIHNLFRNKNKNVLCIYFTAGFPHLNSTGKIIQILQSTSVDLIEVGIPYSDPLADGIIIQKSHKTSLNNGMNISLLFDQIEELKETIKIPIILMGYYNQFYQFGEDKFLKRCKESGVSGLILPDLPVDVFLHKYQNIFEKYLLSMIFLITSKTSNSRIFMLSKISNGFLYIVSSSSTTGNVNPFGKKQISFFERIRKLSINTPKLIGFGIKNKETFDLSCKYANGGIIGSSFIQSLNKNKLEESIKTFIKSII from the coding sequence ATGAACCCAATTCATAATTTATTTAGAAATAAAAATAAAAATGTATTGTGCATTTATTTTACAGCAGGTTTTCCTCATTTAAATAGTACAGGTAAAATAATACAAATTTTGCAATCTACTTCTGTAGATTTGATTGAAGTAGGAATTCCTTATTCTGATCCTTTGGCTGATGGAATAATTATACAAAAAAGTCATAAAACTTCATTAAACAATGGAATGAATATTTCTTTATTATTTGATCAAATAGAAGAATTGAAAGAAACAATAAAAATTCCTATTATTCTCATGGGATATTATAATCAATTTTATCAATTTGGTGAAGACAAATTTTTAAAAAGATGTAAAGAATCAGGTGTTTCAGGATTAATTTTACCGGATTTACCAGTTGATGTTTTTTTGCATAAATATCAAAATATATTTGAAAAATATTTGTTATCTATGATATTTTTAATTACCTCAAAAACCAGTAATTCTAGGATATTTATGTTGAGTAAAATCAGTAATGGATTTTTATATATAGTTTCTTCTAGTTCAACTACAGGTAATGTTAATCCTTTTGGAAAAAAGCAGATCTCTTTTTTTGAACGTATTAGAAAATTATCTATAAATACTCCAAAGTTAATTGGTTTTGGGATAAAAAATAAAGAAACTTTTGATTTATCATGTAAATATGCTAATGGAGGGATCATAGGAAGTTCTTTTATTCAATCATTGAATAAAAATAAATTGGAAGAAAGCATCAAAACTTTCATAAAATCTATCATATAA
- the trpB gene encoding tryptophan synthase subunit beta yields MKYFVDENGYYGEFGGSFVPEMLHYNIAELQCKYKKIITSYEYKKLYKKLLKNYVGRPTPLFFCKTYSDQYNAKIYLKREDLNHTGSHKINNAIGQIILAKELDKKKIVAETGAGQHGVATATVCALMHLECIIFMGETDMQRQHSNVIRMKSLGAEVIPVLSGNKTLKDAVNEAIRYWINHPKSYYLIGSTVGPHPYPQMVADIQSIISEEIKIQLKKIEGLSFPNYVISCIGGGSNAAGSFYHFLDNDSVKLVAVEAAGLGITTKKTASAIHCGSKGILHGSMTFILQDKDGQVQPAYSISPGLDYPGIGPMFANLFVKKRVNFLHSTDEEALQAGYELTRLEGIIPALESAHALAALKKITFQKNDVVIVTLSGRGDKDVNVYDKFFVKFSNNEPNS; encoded by the coding sequence ATGAAATATTTTGTTGATGAAAATGGATATTATGGTGAATTTGGAGGTTCTTTTGTTCCTGAAATGTTGCATTATAATATCGCAGAACTACAATGCAAATATAAAAAAATTATTACAAGTTATGAATATAAAAAACTATACAAAAAATTACTCAAAAATTATGTAGGAAGACCTACCCCCTTATTTTTTTGCAAAACATACTCTGATCAATATAATGCTAAAATTTACTTAAAAAGAGAAGATCTAAATCATACTGGATCTCATAAAATCAATAATGCTATAGGTCAAATTATACTAGCAAAAGAACTTGATAAAAAAAAAATTGTTGCAGAAACAGGTGCAGGACAACATGGAGTGGCAACAGCTACTGTTTGCGCATTGATGCATTTAGAATGTATAATTTTTATGGGGGAAACAGACATGCAACGTCAACACAGTAATGTTATTAGGATGAAATCTCTCGGAGCTGAGGTAATACCGGTTTTAAGTGGAAATAAAACATTAAAAGACGCTGTTAATGAAGCCATTCGTTATTGGATTAATCATCCCAAAAGTTATTATTTAATAGGTTCTACGGTGGGGCCTCATCCTTATCCTCAAATGGTAGCAGATATTCAGTCCATTATAAGTGAAGAAATCAAAATACAATTAAAAAAAATAGAAGGACTTTCTTTTCCCAATTATGTAATCTCTTGCATAGGAGGTGGTAGTAATGCAGCAGGATCTTTCTATCATTTTTTAGATAATGATTCGGTCAAACTTGTAGCGGTAGAAGCTGCTGGATTAGGTATTACAACAAAAAAAACAGCTTCTGCTATTCACTGTGGATCTAAAGGAATATTACATGGAAGTATGACATTTATTTTACAAGACAAAGATGGTCAAGTTCAGCCCGCCTATTCCATATCTCCGGGTTTAGATTATCCAGGAATTGGCCCTATGTTCGCTAATCTTTTTGTAAAAAAACGTGTAAATTTTCTACATTCAACTGATGAAGAAGCTTTACAAGCGGGATATGAATTGACCCGGTTAGAAGGGATTATTCCTGCATTAGAAAGCGCCCATGCATTAGCTGCATTAAAAAAAATCACTTTTCAAAAAAATGATGTAGTAATTGTAACATTGTCAGGAAGGGGAGATAAAGATGTTAATGTTTACGATAAATTTTTTGTTAAATTCTCGAATAATGAACCCAATTCATAA
- the trpF gene encoding phosphoribosylanthranilate isomerase: MKSKLLKIKVCGMKFDIQKIYNLFPDFIGFIFYPNSPRFVGFDFIIPKLKKNILKVGVFVNESEKNILKIKRKNKLDFIQLHGTENPFYCEKLFKQGLKLIKGFRIDDLFSFKKIIDYIPFCTYFLFDSNTIYYGGSGKKFCWKKLYEYTFKVPFFLSGGIGPQDFDKIKSFSHSKMLGIDINSKFEIHPGRKDDSKLNAFMKKIRES; this comes from the coding sequence ATGAAATCTAAATTATTAAAAATCAAAGTGTGCGGAATGAAATTTGATATACAAAAAATTTATAATTTATTTCCTGATTTTATAGGTTTTATATTTTATCCTAATTCTCCTAGATTTGTGGGGTTCGATTTTATAATTCCAAAACTTAAAAAAAATATATTAAAAGTAGGTGTTTTTGTCAATGAATCAGAAAAAAATATATTGAAAATAAAAAGAAAAAATAAACTAGATTTTATTCAATTACATGGGACAGAAAATCCTTTTTATTGTGAAAAATTATTCAAACAAGGATTAAAATTAATTAAAGGCTTTAGAATAGATGATTTATTTTCTTTTAAAAAAATTATAGATTATATACCTTTCTGTACTTATTTTTTATTTGATAGCAATACAATTTATTATGGAGGAAGTGGTAAAAAATTTTGTTGGAAAAAACTTTATGAATACACTTTTAAAGTTCCATTTTTTTTAAGTGGAGGGATTGGTCCACAAGATTTTGATAAAATTAAGAGCTTTTCACACTCTAAAATGTTGGGAATTGATATTAATAGCAAATTTGAAATTCATCCAGGAAGAAAAGATGATTCTAAGTTAAATGCTTTCATGAAAAAAATAAGAGAATCATGA
- the trpC gene encoding indole-3-glycerol phosphate synthase TrpC — protein sequence MNILEKIVFIKQKEIYSNKIAHPIKKLENSSLFERKTLSLVKNIKKSHTGIIAEFKCKSPSKGIINNTVSVEKVVKDYESAGVSGVSILTDKHFFSGLNENLEKSRSIVSIPILRKDFIIDEYQIIESKSMGADVILLIAGILSKNQIKNFSKMAKSIDLEVIIEIHNEFEIDKITENLDIVGVNNRNLQTFTVNHNNCLNLFSKIPNNYIKIAESGINDINIILKLRKQGFKGFLIGEYFMKKKDPGKTCKYFIDSLLRKIE from the coding sequence ATGAATATTCTTGAAAAAATTGTATTCATCAAACAAAAAGAAATATACAGTAATAAAATTGCACATCCTATAAAAAAATTGGAAAATAGTTCACTTTTTGAAAGGAAAACTTTATCATTAGTAAAAAATATAAAAAAAAGTCATACTGGTATTATTGCGGAATTCAAGTGTAAATCTCCATCTAAAGGGATTATTAATAATACAGTTTCAGTAGAAAAAGTAGTAAAAGATTATGAATCAGCTGGTGTTAGTGGAGTGTCTATTTTGACAGATAAGCATTTTTTTTCTGGTTTAAATGAGAATTTAGAAAAATCACGGTCTATCGTTTCAATTCCTATATTGAGAAAAGATTTTATTATTGATGAATATCAAATCATAGAATCTAAATCTATGGGAGCAGATGTAATTTTATTAATTGCCGGTATTCTTTCTAAAAACCAAATCAAGAATTTTTCTAAAATGGCAAAAAGTATTGATTTAGAAGTCATCATAGAAATTCATAATGAATTTGAAATAGACAAAATAACAGAAAACTTAGATATTGTGGGGGTAAACAATAGAAATTTACAAACTTTTACTGTGAATCATAATAATTGTTTGAATTTATTTTCAAAAATTCCTAATAATTATATAAAAATAGCAGAAAGTGGAATTAATGATATAAATATTATCTTAAAATTAAGAAAACAGGGATTTAAAGGTTTTTTAATTGGAGAATATTTTATGAAAAAAAAAGATCCTGGAAAAACTTGTAAGTACTTTATAGATTCTTTATTAAGAAAAATTGAATAA
- the trpD gene encoding anthranilate phosphoribosyltransferase has product MKAILENLFLEKTLTKQEAKNLFVELSKGKINQTQAIAVATIYNMRSPTLEEMLGFQQAMMELSIKVDFKEFNAIDIVGTGGDGKNTFNISTLACFIVAGTGEKVIKHGSFSSSSITGSSNLLKGLGYHFTNNEENLKNQLDKVGICYLHAPIFHPILQNISILRKELGVKTIFNTLGPLSNPGKPKNQLLGVNNLEMARIYYYMYQNTKNNYAIIHSLDGYDEITLTSDIKCYTPKGERFYSIGELEIGKKKIKVSPYELKGGKNTKENIRTFVSILSGEGTLAQNEVVLTNATFALSLLNKDSLENNYDKAKRSLKGGQAKSILKKLLSL; this is encoded by the coding sequence ATTAAAGCGATATTAGAAAATCTATTTTTAGAAAAAACATTAACGAAACAGGAAGCTAAAAATCTTTTTGTGGAATTATCAAAAGGAAAGATTAATCAAACACAAGCTATAGCTGTAGCTACTATATATAATATGAGATCTCCTACTTTAGAAGAAATGTTAGGGTTTCAGCAGGCTATGATGGAACTATCCATAAAAGTCGATTTTAAAGAATTTAATGCTATTGATATAGTAGGAACCGGTGGTGATGGAAAAAATACTTTTAATATCTCGACTTTAGCATGTTTTATAGTAGCAGGTACAGGAGAAAAAGTGATAAAGCATGGAAGTTTTAGTTCATCCTCTATTACTGGATCTTCGAATCTATTAAAAGGATTAGGATATCATTTTACTAACAATGAAGAGAATTTGAAAAACCAATTGGATAAAGTAGGAATTTGTTACTTACACGCTCCTATATTTCATCCTATATTACAGAATATCTCTATATTAAGAAAAGAATTAGGAGTTAAAACTATTTTTAATACACTTGGACCATTATCAAATCCAGGAAAACCCAAAAATCAGTTATTAGGAGTCAATAATTTGGAAATGGCAAGAATATATTATTATATGTATCAGAATACGAAAAATAATTATGCGATTATTCACAGTTTAGATGGTTATGATGAAATTACACTTACTAGCGATATTAAATGCTATACTCCAAAAGGAGAACGTTTTTATTCTATAGGAGAGTTAGAAATAGGAAAAAAAAAGATAAAAGTAAGTCCTTATGAATTAAAAGGAGGAAAAAATACAAAAGAAAATATTCGTACATTTGTCAGTATTTTATCTGGAGAAGGGACTCTAGCCCAGAATGAAGTTGTCTTAACAAACGCAACATTTGCGTTAAGTTTATTAAATAAAGATAGTCTTGAAAATAATTATGATAAAGCTAAACGTTCATTAAAAGGTGGACAAGCAAAGAGTATTCTTAAAAAATTGTTGAGTTTATGA
- a CDS encoding anthranilate synthase component II — protein MNKILILDNYDSFTYNLVHVVKQLTKNPIQVFRNNEIELSDIEEYNKIIISPGPGIPDEAHILKLLIKTFAPTKSIFGVCLGQQAIGEVFGATLINTKKVYHGVSSLIKIVDSQEILFQKLPKEIQVGRYHSWIISTHNFPDELQITAIGEKGEIMALRHKFYDVRGVQFHPESILTPYGEKIIDNWLNINKL, from the coding sequence ATGAATAAAATACTAATTTTGGATAATTATGATTCTTTTACGTATAATCTTGTACATGTTGTGAAACAATTAACAAAAAATCCTATACAAGTATTTAGAAACAATGAAATTGAACTTTCTGATATAGAAGAATATAATAAAATTATTATCTCTCCAGGACCTGGAATTCCTGATGAAGCGCATATTTTAAAACTTTTAATAAAGACTTTTGCTCCTACTAAAAGTATTTTTGGAGTTTGTTTAGGTCAACAAGCAATAGGAGAAGTATTTGGAGCTACTCTTATAAATACAAAAAAGGTTTATCATGGGGTATCCAGTTTAATCAAAATTGTAGATTCACAAGAGATTTTATTTCAAAAATTACCTAAAGAAATACAAGTTGGACGTTATCATTCTTGGATCATATCTACACATAACTTTCCTGATGAACTTCAGATTACTGCTATTGGAGAAAAAGGAGAAATTATGGCTTTACGTCATAAATTTTATGATGTACGGGGGGTACAATTTCATCCAGAATCTATTTTAACTCCATATGGAGAAAAAATTATAGATAATTGGTTGAATATAAATAAATTATGA
- a CDS encoding anthranilate synthase component I family protein: protein MFKFNFRTIQKKILADGTTPIGLYLRLRDIFPNTLLLEYSDYQISKNNSSILCINPISELILDKNVLRISYPNCVHKHIFINDKLDIQILIEDFFQKFENKNTNIYYSGLYGYISYDSIQYFENIKFHAPIQEIYNLPEIRFCFYKNLIVFHHFHHEIYIIEHQFSDIEKKTYVDQLVNLVKNKNISFFPFKSVGTRRSNITDVEYKKMVSLGIKACLRGDVFQIVLSRQFQQKFKGDEFNVYRALRFINPSPYLFYFDYGSYKLFGSSPEAQLIINNKTAYINPIAGTIRRSGNENKDQKLSENLINNPKENAEHVMLVDLARNDLSKNSSDVKVEGFKEIQIFSHVLHMVSKVSGKLENDISTIKVFGDTFPAGTLSGAPKYKAMELIDQIENQHRGVYGGAIGFFGLKNSCINTAIIIRSFVSKNNTLFFQAGAGIVSDSEEEKELEEVNNKLMALFKAIELAKNI from the coding sequence ATGTTTAAATTTAATTTTAGAACTATTCAGAAAAAAATTTTAGCTGATGGTACTACCCCGATAGGATTATATTTAAGACTAAGAGATATTTTTCCTAATACATTACTATTAGAGTATTCGGATTATCAAATTTCCAAAAATAATTCTTCTATTCTTTGTATTAATCCTATTTCTGAACTTATTTTAGATAAAAATGTGTTACGGATATCATATCCTAATTGTGTTCATAAACATATTTTTATAAACGATAAATTAGATATACAAATTTTAATTGAAGATTTTTTTCAAAAGTTTGAAAACAAAAATACAAATATATATTATTCAGGATTATACGGGTATATATCTTATGATAGTATTCAATATTTTGAAAATATTAAATTTCATGCTCCAATTCAAGAAATATATAATCTTCCAGAAATACGATTTTGTTTTTATAAAAACTTAATTGTATTTCATCATTTTCATCATGAAATATATATAATTGAACATCAATTTTCTGATATTGAAAAAAAAACTTATGTAGATCAATTGGTAAATTTGGTTAAAAATAAAAATATTTCATTTTTTCCGTTTAAATCTGTCGGAACTCGTCGTTCAAATATAACAGATGTAGAGTATAAAAAAATGGTATCTCTAGGGATTAAAGCTTGTTTACGTGGAGATGTTTTTCAAATAGTATTATCTCGTCAGTTTCAACAAAAATTTAAAGGAGATGAATTTAATGTATATCGTGCTTTACGGTTTATAAATCCTTCTCCATATCTTTTTTATTTTGATTATGGAAGTTATAAATTATTTGGTTCTTCTCCAGAAGCCCAACTCATTATTAATAATAAAACTGCCTATATTAACCCAATAGCAGGAACAATACGAAGATCAGGAAACGAAAATAAAGACCAAAAATTATCCGAAAATCTTATAAATAACCCAAAAGAAAACGCAGAACATGTCATGTTAGTCGATTTGGCAAGAAATGATCTTAGCAAAAATTCTTCTGATGTAAAAGTGGAAGGGTTTAAAGAAATTCAAATTTTTTCTCATGTATTACACATGGTGTCTAAAGTATCTGGAAAATTAGAAAATGATATATCAACTATAAAAGTATTTGGCGATACTTTTCCTGCAGGGACACTTTCTGGAGCTCCTAAATATAAAGCAATGGAATTGATTGATCAAATTGAAAATCAACATAGAGGAGTATATGGAGGGGCAATTGGTTTTTTTGGATTAAAAAATTCTTGTATTAATACAGCCATAATTATTCGCTCTTTTGTAAGTAAGAATAACACTTTGTTTTTTCAAGCTGGTGCAGGTATTGTTTCTGATTCTGAAGAGGAAAAAGAATTGGAAGAAGTAAACAATAAGCTTATGGCCTTATTTAAAGCTATAGAGTTGGCTAAAAACATATGA